From the genome of Haloarcula taiwanensis:
TATCGGCGGGGTTCTAGGGCTGTTGGGTTGGCTTCTGGGACCACTCCAACCGATACTCGGCGTGGTGCTGGTCGTCCTCATCGTCCTGTGGCTGCTTGACCGGCTGTAGGACCGCGCTCTTTTTCTCGACAGCAAGCGACCCGCTCACTGTGTACAGCATCAACGTCCCACTCCCGTCAGCAGTCACGTCGCTGGCCGCCGACCTTGCGGCGGACCTGCCGCTCGCACAGCGGCGGGGACGGGGTGAGCACACGCTGGTCGCCAAGCGGCTGGGTGACGGCGACCACGCGGCCTACGCGCGACTGGAAGCGCAGGGGCGCGAAGTGCTTCGCGGCCAGCCGGCGTTCGAGGCGGAGATTTCAGAGATCGAGCAGTTCGAGACAGCCGCGACCGGCCCGTCACCAGTAGTGTACCTCGCCGTCGAGAGCCCGGGGCTGGTCGGTTTACACGAGCGGCTCTGCGAGCGCTTCGATCCCGTCGACGAAATGGAAGGCGACGAGTACGTCCCGCACGTGACCGTCGCCCGCGGCGGGGACCGCGACGCGGCCGCGCGGCTGGTCGAGCAGGGTATCGACCCGATCCGGTGGACCGTCGACGAACTCACCTTCTACGACGCCGACCGGAACCAGCCGGTCAGCCGGGTGTCGTTGCCGGGCTAGCGCCGGTCGGTCGTCCGTCCATCGTGGCGAACAGGCGGCACGCGTCAGTCCCGGCGCGGTGTGCCGCACAACCGCTCAGCGCGCCGGGCCGTAGCTACGTCACAGCGGCCGTGGTCTCGGCTTCGGATATAAACGGTTGGACCGAAAGCAATGCTTTTGGAGCGGCCTGCCATCCACTACAGATATGGATTACCGCGAAGTCGACAGTACGTCCGAGTTCGTCTGCCGACTGGAGCACGGTGGGGACTGGCGCGCGCAGATCGAGGCCTTCGCGGACGAACAGGGCATCGACGCCGGCTTTTTTTACGGGCTTGGGGCAGTGCAGGACGCGGAGCTCATGTTCTACGACCAAGACCGGACCGAGTACGACTCGCTGACCTTCGACGAACCGCTTGAGGTCGCCGCTTGCATGGGCAACATCTCGCATCTCGACGGGAAGCGGTTCGCCCACACCCACGCCGTCCTCTCCCGGCCCGACGGCGAAGCGATTGCCGGCCACCTGAACGCCGGCACCGTCTGGGCGGGCGAACTGTACGTCCGCGGATTCGATACAGAACTCAAGCGGGAGCACGACGAGCCGACCGATCTGGACCTCTGGGATATCTAAGATGCGGGAGGCCGACGAACAGTACTTCGAAACGCTCGAAACCCAGCTCGAAGCCGCCTTCGACGTGGCCGAGCGGGCCAAAGAGCGCGGCGGCGACCCGAAGCCAGAAGTCGAGATTCCGACCGCTCGTGACATGGCCGACCGGGTGGAAAACATTCTCGGCATCGACGGCGTGGCCGAGCGGGTGCGCGAGCTGGAGGGACAGATGTCCCGCGAGGAGGCCGCGCTGGAACTGGTCGAGGACTTCGTCGAAGGGACTGTCGGCGACTACGACAGCCGCGAAGGGAAGGTCGAGGGCGCGGTCCGGACCGCCGTCGCCCTGCTGACCGAGGGGGTCGTCGCCGCCCCCATCGAGGGCATCGACCGCGTCGAACTGCTGGAAAACGACGACGGGACGGAGTTCATCAACGTCTACTACGCCGGGCCAATTCGCTCTGCCGGCGGGACCGCACAGGCGCTCTCGGTGCTAGTCGCGGACTACGCCCGCGCGCTGCTGGGCATCGACCAGTACAAGGCCCGCGAGGAGGAAATCGGCCGCTACGCCGAGGAAATCGACCTCTACGACAAGGACACCGGCCTGCAGTACTCACCCAAGGAGAAGGAGACGAAGTTCATCGCCGAGCACATGCCCATCATGCTCGACGGCGAGGCGACCGGCGACGAGGAGGTGTCGGGCTACCGGGACCTCGAACGCGTCGACTCGAACTCCCCGCGGGGCGGGATGTGTCTGGTGCTGGCCGAGGGCATCGCGCTCAAGGCCCCGAAGATTCAGCGCTACACGCGGAACCTAGACGAGGTCGACTGGCCGTGGCTGCAGGACCTCATCGACGGAACCATCGGCAAAGACGAGGCCGACGAAGGAGAGGACGCGAACGGCGACGACGCGGGCGACGGATCGGACGACGACAGGGACGAGGCTGACGAGCAGGCTGGACCGCCACGAGTCGACCCCGCCGACAAATACCTCCGGGACCTCATCGCCGGCCGTCCGGTGTTTTCCCACCCGTCGAAGGCGGGCGGGTTCCGGCTGCGCTACGGCCGGGCGCGCAACCACGGCTTCGCGACAGCCGGCGTCCACCCGGCGACGATGCATCTCGTCGACGACTTCCTCGCGACCGGGACCCAGATCAAGACCGAGCGGCCGGGGAAAGCCGCCGGCGTCGTGCCGGTCGACACCATCGAGGGGCCGACCGTACGTCTGGCTAATGGCGACGTGCGCCGCATCGACGACGCCGAGGAGGCACTGGCAGTCCGCAACGGCGTCGAGAAAATACTCGATCTGGGCGAGTATCTGGTCAACTACGGCGAGTTCGTCGAGAACAACCATCCGCTCGCACCGGCCTCCTACACCGTCGAGTGGTGGGAACAGGACCTCGACGCCGCCGGCGCGGATGTACAGGCGATGGAGGACTCGCCTCACATCGACCTCGCCGACCCGAGCGCCGAGGAAGCCATCGAATGGGCGACCGACTACGACGCCCCGCTGCACCCGAAATACACCTACCTCTGGCACGACGTGAGCGTCGACCAGGTGTGTGCGCTCGCCGACGCCGTCGAGGACGCACATGTCGCACAGGCCGATGGTGCGTACGCCGACCCGGAGATGGACGGCACAGCGGGCGACGCATACACTGATGCCGGCGCGCTCGTCCTGCCACGGAGCGACACCGTCCAGCAGACGCTCGAACACCTGCTTGTCGAGCACACACAGGACGAGGACACGATTACGGTCACCGACTGGGTGCCGCTGGTGCGGACACTCGGGTTCACCCGGTCGCTAGAGCGGGACTGGACACCGTCGGATCTCTCCGAGCACGCCCGGACCTACGGAGAGAGCGAGTCTGTCGACGCAATCGGCGTTTCGGAGGACACCGAACCCGAAGTCGGGCAGAACGCCATCGAGGCCGTCAACGAAATCGCGCCGTTTCAGGTTCGTGAGCGCGCCCCGACCCGCATCGGCAACCGGATGGGTCGCCCCGAGAAATCCGAGCGGCGGGACCTCTCGCCGGCCGTCCACACGCTCAGCCCCATCGGCGAGGCCGGCGGGGCACAGCGGGACGTGGCCAAGGCGACGAAACACGCTGACGGGATGAGCGATACGCCTGGCCAAGTCGAGGTCGAGGTAGCCCGGCGGCGCTGTCCCGAGTGCGGGACCGAGACCCACCAGGCGGGCTGTGCCGACTGCGGCGGCACCACCGAACCGGTGTACGTCTGTCCCGACTGCGAGGCCGAGGTCGAGCGCGACGAGTCCGGCCGGGCGGAGTGTGCCCGGTGTGAGACGCTCGCCTCGCCGACCCAGTACAAAGTGCTTGACCTGCAGGAAGCGTATCGGGACGCCCTGCAAAACGTCGGCGAGCGCGAGACGGCCTTCGAGCAACTGAAAGCGGTCAAGGGGCTCACCTCCGAGGAGAAGGTGCCGGAGCCGATGGAGAAGGGCATTCTCCGGGCAAAACACGACGTGTCGGCGTTCAAAGACGGCACCGTCCGCTACGACATGACGGATCTGCCGGTGACGGCGGTCCGGGCCTCGGAACTGGATGTCTCCGCCGAGCGACTCCGCGGGCTGGGCTACGAGGAGGACATCCACGGCGACCCGCTGACCCACGACGACCAGCTGGTCGAGCTAAAAGTGCAGGACATCGTTCTCTCGGACGGCGCGGCCGAACACATGCTCCAGACCGCCCGGTTCGTCGACGACCTCCTGGAGCAGTACTACGAGCTGGAGCGGTTCTACGAGTTCGACGACCGCGAAGACCTCGTCGGGGAACTCGTGTTCGGGATGGCACCTCACACCAGCGCGGCGACGGTCGGCCGCGTGGTCGGTTTCACCTCCGCAGCCGTCGGCTACGCACATCCGTACTTCCACGCCGCCAAGCGCCGGAACTGCTTCCACCCGGACACGCGGCTGTGGTACGAAGACGAGAATGACGACTGGGAGTACGGGACCATCGAGGAACTGGTTGAGGACCGACTTGAGGACCCCGAGGAAGACGACTTCGGGACGCTCGTCGAAGAGCTAGACGGTACTCTCACCGTGTCGTCGCTTGGCGAGGACGGCCCCTGTCGCCGGCCCGTCGACGCCGTCTCGAAACACCCCGCTCCGGACCACCTCGTCGAGATTTCCGTCGGCGACCGAACCCTCAGGGTTACGCCCGACCACACGATGCTCCGAGCCGACTCCGACGGGATCGAGGAAGTCCCGGCCAGCGGCCTGACTGCCGGTGACGAACTCCCCGCTTACGACGGCGGCGAAACGACGACGATGACGGCACGCGGGGAGGCTTCGACAGCAGCGACTGACGGCGCAGCCCCGACAGACACCGTCGAGACTGTCGAGTACGTCGAAAGCGACGTCGACAGCGTCTACTGTCTCACGGTCGCTGACACACACCGGGTGGCCGTCGAAGGCACCTACGTCGGCCAGTGCGACGGCGACGAGGACTGCGTGATGCTTCTGATGGACGGCCTGCTGAACTTCTCGAAGTCGTATCTCCCGAACCAGCGCGGCGGCCAGATGGACGCCCCGCTCGTGATGTCCTCGCGAATCGACCCCAGCGAGATCGACGACGAGGCCCA
Proteins encoded in this window:
- a CDS encoding phosphoesterase — encoded protein: MYSINVPLPSAVTSLAADLAADLPLAQRRGRGEHTLVAKRLGDGDHAAYARLEAQGREVLRGQPAFEAEISEIEQFETAATGPSPVVYLAVESPGLVGLHERLCERFDPVDEMEGDEYVPHVTVARGGDRDAAARLVEQGIDPIRWTVDELTFYDADRNQPVSRVSLPG
- a CDS encoding DNA-binding protein; its protein translation is MDYREVDSTSEFVCRLEHGGDWRAQIEAFADEQGIDAGFFYGLGAVQDAELMFYDQDRTEYDSLTFDEPLEVAACMGNISHLDGKRFAHTHAVLSRPDGEAIAGHLNAGTVWAGELYVRGFDTELKREHDEPTDLDLWDI
- a CDS encoding DNA polymerase II large subunit (unique DNA polymerase that is similar to eukaryotic polymerases; forms a heterodimer of the small and large subunits; possesses polymerization and 3' to 5' exonuclease activities): MREADEQYFETLETQLEAAFDVAERAKERGGDPKPEVEIPTARDMADRVENILGIDGVAERVRELEGQMSREEAALELVEDFVEGTVGDYDSREGKVEGAVRTAVALLTEGVVAAPIEGIDRVELLENDDGTEFINVYYAGPIRSAGGTAQALSVLVADYARALLGIDQYKAREEEIGRYAEEIDLYDKDTGLQYSPKEKETKFIAEHMPIMLDGEATGDEEVSGYRDLERVDSNSPRGGMCLVLAEGIALKAPKIQRYTRNLDEVDWPWLQDLIDGTIGKDEADEGEDANGDDAGDGSDDDRDEADEQAGPPRVDPADKYLRDLIAGRPVFSHPSKAGGFRLRYGRARNHGFATAGVHPATMHLVDDFLATGTQIKTERPGKAAGVVPVDTIEGPTVRLANGDVRRIDDAEEALAVRNGVEKILDLGEYLVNYGEFVENNHPLAPASYTVEWWEQDLDAAGADVQAMEDSPHIDLADPSAEEAIEWATDYDAPLHPKYTYLWHDVSVDQVCALADAVEDAHVAQADGAYADPEMDGTAGDAYTDAGALVLPRSDTVQQTLEHLLVEHTQDEDTITVTDWVPLVRTLGFTRSLERDWTPSDLSEHARTYGESESVDAIGVSEDTEPEVGQNAIEAVNEIAPFQVRERAPTRIGNRMGRPEKSERRDLSPAVHTLSPIGEAGGAQRDVAKATKHADGMSDTPGQVEVEVARRRCPECGTETHQAGCADCGGTTEPVYVCPDCEAEVERDESGRAECARCETLASPTQYKVLDLQEAYRDALQNVGERETAFEQLKAVKGLTSEEKVPEPMEKGILRAKHDVSAFKDGTVRYDMTDLPVTAVRASELDVSAERLRGLGYEEDIHGDPLTHDDQLVELKVQDIVLSDGAAEHMLQTARFVDDLLEQYYELERFYEFDDREDLVGELVFGMAPHTSAATVGRVVGFTSAAVGYAHPYFHAAKRRNCFHPDTRLWYEDENDDWEYGTIEELVEDRLEDPEEDDFGTLVEELDGTLTVSSLGEDGPCRRPVDAVSKHPAPDHLVEISVGDRTLRVTPDHTMLRADSDGIEEVPASGLTAGDELPAYDGGETTTMTARGEASTAATDGAAPTDTVETVEYVESDVDSVYCLTVADTHRVAVEGTYVGQCDGDEDCVMLLMDGLLNFSKSYLPNQRGGQMDAPLVMSSRIDPSEIDDEAHNMDIMDAYPREFYEATREMKDPTEVEDVMKIAEETLGTDREYTEFRHTHDTTNIAAGPDLSAYKTLGSMEDKMDAQLEISRKLRAVVESDVAERIIEYHFLPDLIGNLRAFSRQEVRCLDCGESFRRAPLTGDCRECGGRVNLTVHEGSVNKYIDTAIRVADEFGARDYTKQRLKILERKIESVFENDHNKQSGIADFM